TAGAATTACTGGAAAAATAGAAATCGGAATTTACAGAACTACAAAGAAAGGATACATATTATGGAAGGAAGATTAATAGCATTTGTTATTTGGGTAATAATCGGCGTATTATTTATTGTAATGGGCATTTATGATTTTAATTCCAAGAAAGCAAAACCTTTCGGTTTTTGGGCAAATGCTGAGGTAGCGCCCATAGAAGATGTGAAAGGCTATAATCGTGCTTTGGGCATATTGTGGTGCGTGTATGGTGTTTTGTTTACGTTAATTGGATTGCCTTTATTAGATGGGCAGAATTCGGGTTTGATTATTATACCTATATTGGGTGCAATGCTTATTAGTATTGCGGCTATGGTAGCGTATGTAGTAGGTATTGAACCCAAATACCGCAAAAAGAAATAAATGGAAACTTCAAGTTTGCCGAAATGACTACAGACAGGAAACTTGATATTTTTACAAGAAAGATATCAATATATATCCCATAATTCCCATAAATTTATGGAATTAAAATTTTATGATACTTATAAGACAGTTCCGATTTTCTTTCGGATTTCTCCTATTAGTGAGACAATAATTATTTTTACACAAACCAGCTTATTCGTGGTAGAATAAAACCACAGATAAGCTGGTTGTTTGTTTTGAAAGGAGAATCTTATGAAAACCAAACAACCGGAACTAAACAAAATCACTGCGCTCTAAGAGAGATTATCCCGTGATGATGAGCAAAGTGGTGACAGCAACAGTATCATAAACCAGAAGAAAATGCTGGAGAAATATGCAACCGAACATGGATTTACCAACCTGCGTCATTATACAGATGATGGCTGGTCGGGAACCAATTTCGACAGACCGGACTGGAAACGTATGCTTGTGGATATTTGCCCCATTCCTTAATATTATGAATGAGTGGTATGTAAGAGATACCAGCCGGAAAATCAAATCCGTACTTTATAATAAGGGGATGGACGGAAAGCATCTGACAAGCAACGCAATATACGGGTACAAGAAAGACCTTCCTATTATCTTGCAAAGCAGGGACTTGGAACCTGCCGGGGAAGCTGTGACATGAACAGACCATATATGGCGACAGCGTTGAAAGCGTTTAAGCTGGATGGAAAATATGACGGAATGCAGACCTTTTTCTGATACAGAAATGAAAGTTTACAAAGACAGATAAATATTGATTATGAAGAGGATCTTCGGGCAAATAAAAATCTTGGAATTTATAAAGGTGCATTATTTGAAAATTTTATAGCAGAAGCATTTGTAAAACAGGGGTTTGGTCTGTATTATTATAAAAAGTCATTTTGGTGTGCTAAGATAGAAAAAATAAAAAAGAAAGTGAATGGGAAATGGAATTAGACATTATTGGTTTGCTTGGTGCATGCTCTTATGCACTCGACTGTGTCGAAGCGGAACTGACCCATGTTGCGACAAAACATGGAAAAAGAGTTGCATATATGAGCGTATGTACCGCACAAAAAATGGGAATTACAGGAGATGCCCTGCAGGATCTTGCGGCATGTTCGCTGTTGCATGACAATGCGCTGACGCAGTATATTCATGAGGAATTTCACAATGACTTTACAAAAAATAATACGGAAAATATAACGTCAAAGCAGCTTGGCATCCACTGCATTTACGGGGAAGAAAACTTAAAAATGTACCCGTTTCTGACGGATGTGAAAAATGTGATTTTATATCACCATGAAAATGCCGATGGAAGCGGACCATTTGGAAAAAAGTGGGAAGAGATCCCTCTTTTTGCAAGGATCATTCATCTGTGTGATATTTTAGATGCGTTCTGCCGGACGCCGGTATTTGATGATGCCGTGTGGCAGCGCGCAAAAGATTATCTTTTGAAAAATAAAGGGACAAAATTTGATGATGCATGTGTGGATGTTTTTTTGGACGTTTTTGGGGAAGAACATTTTTTAAGCCTTGGAGATGCAGATTTAGAAGAGCGGCTGTGGAATATTGTACCAAGGAAAAAACGGGATTTAAGCGGTGAAATGTGCAAAAATTTTGCCAATCTGTTTGCAAAGATCATTGACTATAAATCCGAATTTACAAGCCGTCATTCACTTGGTGTTGCGGAAAATGCAGCCAGATTATCCACATATCTCGGTGATGACGAGGAGACGGTGCTAAAAATGTATCTGGCAGGTGCACTGCACGATATCGGAAAAGTTGCAATCGGAAATGATATCTTAGAAAAACCGGGACGCCTGACGGACGAAGAGTTTTCCAAAATGAAAAATCATGCGGGATACACATATCTGATCTTATCACAGGCGGAAGGAATGGAGGATATCCGCGATTGGGCGGCGCTCCACCATGAAAAACTCGATGGTACCGGGTATCCGTTCGGAAAAACAGGTGCTGAGTTAAACCGGCAGGAACGCATCATGGCGTGCATTGATATCTATCAGGCACTGACAGAGAGCAGACCATATAAAGCCGGAATGACGCATGATGAGGCATGTGCGATACTGGAAAATATGGTACAGAAAGGATGGATTGACGGCGGGATCACGGAACAGATCAAAAAATGTTTTGCGTAAGAGAAAGAGATTATGAAGTTTGATTATAAAAAAACAACGTATGCCTGCTTTATCGGTTATATCGTGCAGGCGATCGTAAACAGTTTTGTACCGCTTTTATTTGTGACATTTCAGAAAAGTTATCAGATACCGCTGACACAGATCACACTGCTGATCACGATCAACTTTGTGATCCAGTTGTTAGTTGATCTGCTCTCAGCAGGATTTATAGATAGGATCGGTTATCGTGCATCGGTGATTATTGCACATATCTGTGCCGCTGTGGGACTGATACTGTTAACGGTTTTGCCGGAGGTACTGCCGGATCATTTTGCTGGAATTTTATGTGCAGTCGTAGTGTATGCGGTTGGAGGCGGACTGATCGAAGTTTTGATCAGCCCGATCGTTGAGGCTTGTCCGACCGACAATAAAGAGGCGGCAATGAGCCTGCTCCACTCGTTTTACTGCTGGGGCTGCACGGGTGTAGTCCTGCTGTCTACCATATTTTTTGCGGCTTTTGGCACTCGGAACTGGAAAATCCTTACTTTATTATGGACGATCATTCCGATCGCAAATATGATCCTTTTTACGAAAGTACCGATTTATAGCCTTCACGAGGAGGGCGAGACTGGTATGACTATGAAGGAACTATTCCGGGAAAAGGTATTCTGGATGCTGATGGTCATGATGGTCTGCTCCGGTGCCGCAGAACAGGCAGTCAGCCAGTGGGCATCCACCTTTGCGGAGCAGGGACTTGGTATCACAAAGACAGTCGGAGACTTGGTCGGTCCGATGTCATTTTCCATCCTGATGGGAACATCCCGTCTGATCTATGGAAAATATGGTGAAAAATTAAATCTCGACCGTTTCATGAAGTTGAGCTGTGCGCTCTGCATCCTTTCCTATCTTTGCATTTCCCTGATCCCGGTTCCAATGTTGGAACTTGTAGGCTGCGGGATCTGTGGATTTTCCGTTGGAATCCTTTGGCCGGGTACGTTCAGCAAAGCATCCGCTGCATTAAAACGCGGTGGAACTGTTATGTTTGCCCTGCTCGCCCTCGCCGGGGACTTGGGCTGTTCCGGCGGACCGACTCTGGTTGGATTTGTGTCGAGCGCATTTGAAAATAACTTAAGAATTGGAATATTTGCGGGCATCCTGTTTCCGGTGGTATTGCTGCTGGGGTTGGTGTTTGCGGGCAAAAAGGGAGAGAAACAGAAATAATAAATAAAATTTTTTACATGATTTACCAAACATGTTGTACTTACAACAGATTTTTTCTCTAAACTGTGTATACTATAAACCGTAACTATGGATTTACACAGCAAACCACAGAGGTGAACCCAACAATGTCAACATTAAAAAACCTGCCCACCGAAAAAGCCCAGCCCTTAGATCACCTGATTGATATCCGCGAGCACCAGGTAGTCAGCATGTCACTCTCAAACAGTGATCATGTGTGCATGACAATGCTTGCATTTGCAGACGGTGAGGATGTCCGGGAAGAAGAATATCCCGGAGATACCATGTATGTGCTGTTAGACGGTGAAGCATATATATACACGAAAGATCAGAACTATCCGCTGCAAAAAGGTGAAACGCTCATGATTCCGGAAGGCATTTCACATGGCGTGAAGGGAAACGGGGCATTTAAAATCATGCAGATTACCGTAACCGGTTAGGTATATGGGATATCTGTAAAATACAGATT
The Roseburia rectibacter DNA segment above includes these coding regions:
- a CDS encoding HD-GYP domain-containing protein, coding for MELDIIGLLGACSYALDCVEAELTHVATKHGKRVAYMSVCTAQKMGITGDALQDLAACSLLHDNALTQYIHEEFHNDFTKNNTENITSKQLGIHCIYGEENLKMYPFLTDVKNVILYHHENADGSGPFGKKWEEIPLFARIIHLCDILDAFCRTPVFDDAVWQRAKDYLLKNKGTKFDDACVDVFLDVFGEEHFLSLGDADLEERLWNIVPRKKRDLSGEMCKNFANLFAKIIDYKSEFTSRHSLGVAENAARLSTYLGDDEETVLKMYLAGALHDIGKVAIGNDILEKPGRLTDEEFSKMKNHAGYTYLILSQAEGMEDIRDWAALHHEKLDGTGYPFGKTGAELNRQERIMACIDIYQALTESRPYKAGMTHDEACAILENMVQKGWIDGGITEQIKKCFA
- a CDS encoding MFS transporter, giving the protein MKFDYKKTTYACFIGYIVQAIVNSFVPLLFVTFQKSYQIPLTQITLLITINFVIQLLVDLLSAGFIDRIGYRASVIIAHICAAVGLILLTVLPEVLPDHFAGILCAVVVYAVGGGLIEVLISPIVEACPTDNKEAAMSLLHSFYCWGCTGVVLLSTIFFAAFGTRNWKILTLLWTIIPIANMILFTKVPIYSLHEEGETGMTMKELFREKVFWMLMVMMVCSGAAEQAVSQWASTFAEQGLGITKTVGDLVGPMSFSILMGTSRLIYGKYGEKLNLDRFMKLSCALCILSYLCISLIPVPMLELVGCGICGFSVGILWPGTFSKASAALKRGGTVMFALLALAGDLGCSGGPTLVGFVSSAFENNLRIGIFAGILFPVVLLLGLVFAGKKGEKQK
- a CDS encoding cupin domain-containing protein — its product is MSTLKNLPTEKAQPLDHLIDIREHQVVSMSLSNSDHVCMTMLAFADGEDVREEEYPGDTMYVLLDGEAYIYTKDQNYPLQKGETLMIPEGISHGVKGNGAFKIMQITVTG